The nucleotide window GTTTCTGCCGGCATGCTGCTGGATATTGGTTATCTCTGGGAACATCTTGGGCTGGTGCTGGCTGTCTTGCTGGCTGTCTTGGTCTTCAAGTTGTTCATACTTTTGGTGGTGGCGATTCTCTTGGGAATGCCGCTTCGCACAGCGTGGATTGCGGGATTTGGTTTGTGTCAGGTAGGTGAGTTTGCCTTTGTGCTCAACACAACGGGTAGCCGCTTCCAGCTGTTGAGTCCGGACAATGAACAACTCTTCCTGACCGTGATCGTCCTGACGATGATGCTCACCTCTTTCCTGATTGCTGGATCCCCGCAATTGACGCAGTCCCTACTGCACCTGCCCTGGCCTCGACGTCTGCGAGCTGGGCTTTACAAGGGCTTGCGCCTACAGATTCGTTCTTCTCGCTATGATCTGCAGGATCACCTAGTGATTGTTGGTTATGGAATCAATGGGCGTAACGTGGCTCGAGCTGCCAAACGTGCACAGGTACCCTATGTGGTTCTGGAAACCAACCCTGATACGGTTCGTAGTGAGCAGACCCTGGGTGAGCCGCTGGTTTATGGTGATGCTACCCAGAAAGCGGTATTGAACCGTGTAGGAATTCAGCAGGCAAGAACGGTTGTGGTAGTGATTGCAGAAGCGACGGCAACTCGACGGATCGTTTCAGCAGTCAGAGAACTCAATCCCAGCGTTTACCTGATTGCTCGAACTCGTTATGTGCGCGAGGTGGAAGAGCTACGCCACCTGGGCGCCAATGAGGTGGTTCCTGAAGAATTTGAAACGGCACTGGAAATCTTTGATCGAGTGTTGACTCAGTACCTCGTACCCCGTCCAGAGATCGATCATCTCGTCGAGGAAATGCGCTCCGGGAATTATGGTCTGTTGCGTCAGGAAGCCCTTCCTGAAACCACTGAGGTTTCTCAGGAACCCAACCTTCATCCAGAAATTCAAGTAACGACCTTGCTGCTGGATGCTGCCTGCTCCTGGAATGGTCAGTCTCTACAAGAAATCCATCTTCGTGCAGAACATGGAGTGAGCTTGGTAGCTCTTCGCCGACAGGGGAAAATGCTGCTGGATCTTTCGAGTGAAACCATCCTTCAGGCGGATGACGAACTGTTTCTAATTGGCTCACCAGAAAAAATGCGACAGGTTGCTCAGTTGCTGCGAATTGAGGCAGTCTGATTTCACTAATTTTTTAAAAAGTCCCTTCTGAGAATAAGAATTTGTAATCTTCTCGCTCTATCAACTCCGTTGCAAAAGTATCTTCTTTGAGTTTAGTGATGACAACACAACCAGAACCCCAATGCAGATGGCTTATAGCAAAGGAGTCTAGCTGATTGAAAAAGGACAGGAGAGCATCAACTTTTAATTGGTGACGATTCGGCCAATTACTCTGGGGTAATAAATCATCAATGAAGTAGAGGCCACCAACCACCAATGTGTTCAGTACTAAATGTAAGTGGCTGTACTTACCAGGCCAAGCATCAGCAAAAACAAAGTTGTATGCTTGAGGCCTACAAGAGCTCAAAAAATCTCCACCATCCTCAATAATAAATTGTAAGCCTTGCTTTGGACCAATGACTGATTGAGCTGCTTTGGAGTACTCTTCATTAACATCAACGGTATCTAATCGGCCTGCTTCCAGTACTTCGGCTAAAAACAGGGTGGAAAGTCCTGTGCCAAGCTCTAGCCAGTTTCCATGGCATCCTCTAGCCACTATGGCACATAAATTTGCCACTTCTAGATTACATGACATTTC belongs to SAR324 cluster bacterium and includes:
- a CDS encoding NAD-binding protein encodes the protein VSAGMLLDIGYLWEHLGLVLAVLLAVLVFKLFILLVVAILLGMPLRTAWIAGFGLCQVGEFAFVLNTTGSRFQLLSPDNEQLFLTVIVLTMMLTSFLIAGSPQLTQSLLHLPWPRRLRAGLYKGLRLQIRSSRYDLQDHLVIVGYGINGRNVARAAKRAQVPYVVLETNPDTVRSEQTLGEPLVYGDATQKAVLNRVGIQQARTVVVVIAEATATRRIVSAVRELNPSVYLIARTRYVREVEELRHLGANEVVPEEFETALEIFDRVLTQYLVPRPEIDHLVEEMRSGNYGLLRQEALPETTEVSQEPNLHPEIQVTTLLLDAACSWNGQSLQEIHLRAEHGVSLVALRRQGKMLLDLSSETILQADDELFLIGSPEKMRQVAQLLRIEAV